A window of the Eubalaena glacialis isolate mEubGla1 chromosome 9, mEubGla1.1.hap2.+ XY, whole genome shotgun sequence genome harbors these coding sequences:
- the LOC133098307 gene encoding LOW QUALITY PROTEIN: olfactory receptor 13C8-like (The sequence of the model RefSeq protein was modified relative to this genomic sequence to represent the inferred CDS: inserted 1 base in 1 codon) — protein MGKTNDSTLTELVLVGLSAHPKLETVFFVLVLWMYPMILLGNGVLISVIIYDSHLHTPMYFFLCNLSFLDICYTSSSVPLILDRFLTVRKRVSFSGCMVQMFLSFAMGATECVLLGMMALDCYVAICYPLRYPVIMSKGAYVPMAAGSWVAGIVDSVVQTSLAMQLPFCAKNIINHFVCEILAILKLTCADISINVISMGGSNLIVLVIPLLVISISYIFIVATILRIPSTEGKRKAFSTCSAHLTVVIIFYGTIFFMYAKPKSKSSVGTDNQDIIEAFISLSYGVMTPMLNLLIYTLRNKDIRAALKSXLGRKNFSDGI, from the exons ATGGGAAAGACCAATGATTCTACGTTGACAGAACTTGTCCTGGTTGGGCTTTCTGCCCACCCAAAGCTCGAGACAGTTTTCTTTGTGCTAGTTCTGTGGATGTACCCGATGATCCTGCTAGGAAATGGAGTCCTTATCTCTGTCATCATCTATGATTCTCACTTGCACACCCCCAtgtatttcttcctctgtaatcTTTCCTTTCTGGACATTTGCTACACAAGCTCTTCTGTCCCATTAATTCTTGACAGATTTCTGACAGTAAGGAAAAGGGTTTCCTTCTCTGGATGCATGGTACAAATGTTTCTCTCTTTTGCCATGGGGGCTACAGAGTGTGTGCTTCTAGGCATGATGGCACTTGACTGCTATGTGGCCATCTGCTACCCACTGAGATACCCTGTCATCATGAGCAAAGGTGCTTATGTGCCCATGGCGGCTGGATCCTGGGTCGCTGGGATTGTTGACTCAGTGGTGCAGACATCTCTTGCAATGCAATTACCATTCTGTGCtaaaaatatcattaatcattttgTCTGTGAAATTCTGGCTATCCTAAAATTGACCTGTGCTGATATTTCAATTAATGTGATCAGCATGGGAGGCTCAAATCTGATTGTTCTAGTTATTCCATTGCTAGTAATTTCCATCtcttacatttttattgttgCCACTATTCTAAGGATCCCTTCCACGGAAGGAAAACGTAAGGCCTTTTCCACCTGTTCAGCCCACCTCACAGTGGTGATTATATTCTATGGAACCATCTTCTTCATGTATGCAAAGCCCAAGTCTAAAAGCTCTGTTGGTACAGATAATCAAGACATCATTGAGGCCTTCATCTCCCTCTCCTATGGAGTGATGACCCCCATGCTCAATCTTCTCATCTACACTCTGAGGAATAAGGATATAAGGGCTGCTCTGAAGA ATCTGGGTAGGAAAAACTTCTCTGATGGAATATGA